Below is a genomic region from Petrotoga sp. 9PW.55.5.1.
TTTACTCCCTCTTCTTTACCTTCTACAATTTCATCTTCGTCTGCAGGCATTTCATCAAAGGTTCTTTCTAAACTTAATACATGAACTTCTGATTCACCATTTTCTAAGTTTTGAAGTCTAAGCATTGATCTTGCAACATCCATTGCTACGTTCCCTCCACCAATAACCACTAATGATTTAGGAATGTATGGCTTTGGTCCTTCTCCTCTTACGTAGTTTTTCATATCTTCTAAAATAGTCAAGGAATCATAAACTTTTTCGTGGTCTGCCCCCTCAATTGGAAGTTTTCTTCCTTTGTTGAAACCTGTTGATGCGAATATTACATCAAATTTTTCCCTTAATTCTTCTAATGTAATATCTTTACCAACTTTTGTGTTTGTTATTATTTTTACTCCCAATGATTTTATATAATTCACATCTTGTTCGAATGCATTATCTGGTAATCTATATGAAGGTCCTCCATAATTTAGTACTCCTCCAGGTCTGTTTTTTTCTTCGTATATGGTTATTTCATATCCCATCAAAGATAAAAAGTATGCCGCAGAAAGCCCGGCAGGTCCTGCTCCTATTATAGCAACTTTGGCATTTGCCTTTTTTATAATTTCCTGATTTAATATTTCACTGTACTTTTCTTGAGGAACATTGTCAACTATATATCTTTTCAACCATCTTATAGCAACGGGTTCCCCTCTATGACCTATAGAACATACAGTTTCACATTTGTGTGTACACATCCTTCCACAAACTGCTGGTAATGGATTGGTTTTGTAAAGATCTTTTAAACCTGTTTCAAGATCGTTTGTATATATATCTCTTATATAATCTGCTATATTCATATGTGCAGGGCATGTTTTTTCGCATATACTACAATCTACACATCGAGAGGCTTCTTTTATCGCCTGTTCTTTTGAGAAGCCTTTAACCATTTCAATAAAAGATGTTTTTCTAACTTCTGGTGGATCAATTTCCATTTCTTCTCTTTCTAAACCAAGTAGATCTGAATTTTCATCTCTAATATAACCAAGTGGTTCTTTCTTCAAATGAATTCCTTCATCTGTTGGTATAAAAAAGAAGGAATTTGGATCTTTTGATATGTGTAAATATTCCTTTGTCATTTGTAATGAACCGGTCGTACATATATCCACACATAACCCGCAAAAACTACATCTTCCATAATCTATTGAAGGTCTTTGAGGTTTAGAACCTTCAACATCTGGAAGTTCTGTAAATTCTATCATTGTAATGGCATCAGTGGGACATATTTTTGAGCAAGTTCCACATCCTATACATTTTTCCCAATCATTTACGTGAAATCCTCTATACCTATCAGATGCTTCTCGAGGAGTGGTTAATATGTCATCCATGGGAATAGTTACAGGTTTTCTTGTTAAATACTTCCATGCTTTTGCAGGAGCAAAGAAACTTTTATCAGGTGTTTTCATTTTCATTGTTCACCTCTTTTATTAATTTTATCTATTATCGGTCAATTTCAGGAGCGCATACTCCCATAGTATCCATCCAAAGTGCCGCGTCGTCTATTCTAGTTCCTGGCATATATTTTTCCACACCAAGTAAACCTTGGGGATAAGAAGCTCCTCTAACAGCTACCCTATAAGGTTTATCTTCTCCATCAGAAACCAAGTAATAA
It encodes:
- a CDS encoding FAD-dependent oxidoreductase produces the protein MKTPDKSFFAPAKAWKYLTRKPVTIPMDDILTTPREASDRYRGFHVNDWEKCIGCGTCSKICPTDAITMIEFTELPDVEGSKPQRPSIDYGRCSFCGLCVDICTTGSLQMTKEYLHISKDPNSFFFIPTDEGIHLKKEPLGYIRDENSDLLGLEREEMEIDPPEVRKTSFIEMVKGFSKEQAIKEASRCVDCSICEKTCPAHMNIADYIRDIYTNDLETGLKDLYKTNPLPAVCGRMCTHKCETVCSIGHRGEPVAIRWLKRYIVDNVPQEKYSEILNQEIIKKANAKVAIIGAGPAGLSAAYFLSLMGYEITIYEEKNRPGGVLNYGGPSYRLPDNAFEQDVNYIKSLGVKIITNTKVGKDITLEELREKFDVIFASTGFNKGRKLPIEGADHEKVYDSLTILEDMKNYVRGEGPKPYIPKSLVVIGGGNVAMDVARSMLRLQNLENGESEVHVLSLERTFDEMPADEDEIVEGKEEGVNFHPGWGPVKVIVEDGKLKGVLFKKCVEVFDENGRFNPKYDESKTMMVEGDMVVMTVGQAPDYSYLPEDIQNKMTIERGKVKTNEYGQVEGVPWLFAGGDIVNGPDIIHGVADGHRAAQGIDKYIMEEKVI